From Pagrus major chromosome 6, Pma_NU_1.0, one genomic window encodes:
- the LOC140998087 gene encoding ADP-ribosylation factor 3, translating to MGNIFGNLLKSLIGKKEMRILMVGLDAAGKTTILYKLKLGEIVTTIPTIGFNVETVEYKNISFTVWDVGGQDKIRPLWRHYFQNTQGLIFVVDSNDRERVNEAREELMRMLAEDELRDAVLLVFANKQDLPNAMNAAEITDKLGLHSLRHRNWYIQATCATSGDGLYEGLDWLANQLKNKK from the exons ATGGGGAACATTTTCGGGAATTTGCTGAAGAGCCTCATAGGGAAGAAAGAGATGAGGATCTTGATGGTGGGGCTCGACGCTGCAGGAAAAACAACGATCCTCTACAAGCTCAAACTGGGGGAAATAGTCACCACAATCCCAACCATTG GGTTTAATGTTGAGACGGTGGAGTACAAGAACATCAGCTTCACTGTGTGGGACGTGGGTGGGCAGGACAAGATCCGCCCTCTCTGGAGACACTACTTTCAAAACACACAGG GTCTAATCTTTGTGGTGGACAGTAATGACAGAGAGCGTGTGAACGAAGCACGAGAGGAGCTGATGAGGATGCTGGCTGAGGACGAACTGAGAGATGCGGTCCTCCTTGTGTTTGCCAACAAGCAG GACTTACCAAACGCCATGAATGCTGCTGAGATCACAGACAAGCTGGGCTTACACTCCCTGCGTCACCGCAACTGGTACATCCAGGCCACCTGCGCCACCAGCGGCGACGGCCTCTATGAGGGTCTTGATTGGCTGGCCAATCAACTCAAGAACAAGAAATAA